From a region of the Methanolinea sp. genome:
- a CDS encoding SLC13/DASS family transporter, translating to MQKSIGIIAGILVFIVISLLPLDPVSIPPEAKYAAAVTGLMVVWWLTEAIPIYATALVPLILFPVMGILTPKGAAVSYADQTVFLFMGGFFIAAAMMRWNLHKRIALHIIGLFGSGPRKLVLGFMAATAFLSMWISNTATAMMMIPIAMALVATLIPEAAPDQNENNTEQKQFAICLILAVAYAATIGGMATLIGTPPNGILVAQISNIFPEAPGIDFFSWMIFAVPFMVIFLAIAWFWLTYIAHRHLPREISGSRKVIHQELTGMGSLGAGERWTLIVFSLVALAWIFREEKIIGDLVIPGITTYVPGISDATIAIAGALVLFLLPVDVEKGIFTLDWESARKIPWGVLILFGGGICLSEGIIASGLAQLIASSFTVLQVLPLILIVLLVSLMITFLNEVVSNTAMASIMVPLMAITAVSMGINPMLLMVAATLASSLGFMLPVGTPPNAIAYGTGYISTREMARAGFALNIIGCILVTVFMTVFVPTALGLSPEIPAWAVLPGK from the coding sequence ATGCAGAAATCGATAGGAATCATCGCGGGAATACTGGTCTTCATCGTTATATCCCTGCTCCCCCTCGATCCCGTATCGATTCCTCCGGAAGCAAAGTATGCCGCTGCGGTGACCGGCCTGATGGTCGTATGGTGGCTGACCGAGGCCATTCCTATTTATGCGACAGCGCTCGTCCCGCTGATCCTCTTTCCGGTCATGGGGATCCTGACCCCAAAAGGGGCAGCTGTATCGTATGCCGACCAGACCGTGTTCCTCTTCATGGGCGGATTCTTCATTGCCGCCGCCATGATGCGCTGGAATCTCCATAAACGGATCGCGCTCCATATCATCGGGTTGTTCGGCAGCGGCCCACGGAAACTGGTCCTCGGGTTCATGGCAGCCACCGCCTTTCTCTCCATGTGGATCTCCAACACCGCCACGGCAATGATGATGATCCCGATCGCTATGGCTCTTGTGGCAACCCTCATTCCCGAAGCAGCTCCTGATCAAAACGAAAATAATACCGAGCAGAAGCAATTTGCCATCTGTCTCATCCTTGCTGTTGCCTATGCTGCAACTATCGGCGGGATGGCGACCCTGATTGGAACGCCTCCAAACGGGATCCTTGTGGCCCAGATCTCAAATATTTTCCCCGAGGCACCAGGCATCGATTTCTTTTCATGGATGATCTTTGCGGTCCCCTTCATGGTTATCTTCCTCGCAATCGCCTGGTTCTGGCTCACGTATATCGCCCACCGGCACCTTCCCCGGGAGATATCAGGCAGCAGGAAGGTCATCCATCAGGAGCTGACCGGGATGGGGTCTCTCGGTGCCGGGGAACGGTGGACACTCATCGTTTTTTCCCTGGTCGCCCTGGCCTGGATATTCCGCGAAGAAAAGATCATCGGGGATCTGGTCATTCCCGGGATCACTACCTATGTCCCAGGGATAAGCGATGCAACTATCGCGATTGCCGGGGCGCTTGTCCTGTTCCTGCTTCCGGTAGACGTGGAAAAAGGAATATTCACCCTCGATTGGGAGTCGGCACGGAAGATCCCCTGGGGGGTACTCATCCTGTTTGGAGGCGGCATCTGCCTCTCGGAAGGGATCATCGCAAGCGGCCTGGCGCAGCTCATTGCATCATCATTCACAGTACTCCAGGTACTGCCCCTCATCCTGATCGTGCTGCTTGTCTCCCTGATGATCACCTTCCTAAACGAGGTTGTCTCGAATACGGCCATGGCTTCGATCATGGTTCCGCTCATGGCCATCACCGCAGTCTCGATGGGGATCAATCCGATGCTTTTAATGGTTGCCGCCACACTTGCATCATCGCTCGGGTTCATGCTGCCGGTGGGAACCCCGCCGAACGCCATCGCATACGGGACCGGTTATATCTCGACCAGGGAGATGGCACGGGCGGGCTTTGCCCTCAACATCATCGGCTGCATCCTGGTGACCGTATTTATGACCGTCTTTGTTCCAACGGCGCTTGGGTTATCACCCGAGATCCCGGCCTGGGCGGTCCTGCCCGGCAAATGA
- a CDS encoding metallophosphoesterase, producing the protein MRIGILGDTHDHLAAIGKAVELLNREADDLFLHTGDFVSPFVIPVLAGLEGTVIGVFGNNDGDRDLLENRCRDRGNVQIVGNFHDMECEGLRVALLHGHENVLLADLIESGLFDLVVHGHTHQASVSSHGRTLVINPGEVCGYLTGSQTCALFDTRSRKGTILPLPGD; encoded by the coding sequence ATGAGAATCGGCATACTCGGTGACACTCATGATCACCTCGCGGCTATCGGGAAGGCTGTCGAGCTCCTGAACCGTGAAGCGGACGACCTCTTTCTCCATACCGGGGATTTCGTCTCGCCGTTCGTGATACCAGTCCTCGCCGGGCTTGAGGGAACTGTAATCGGGGTATTCGGGAACAACGATGGAGACCGCGATCTCCTGGAGAACCGGTGCCGCGATAGAGGAAACGTGCAGATTGTAGGCAACTTTCACGATATGGAATGCGAAGGACTCCGGGTTGCCCTGCTCCATGGTCACGAGAACGTGCTGCTGGCTGACCTGATCGAGAGCGGACTCTTTGACCTGGTCGTTCATGGGCATACTCACCAGGCTTCGGTATCGTCCCATGGCAGGACCCTGGTGATCAACCCCGGGGAGGTGTGCGGATACCTTACCGGATCTCAGACCTGCGCCCTGTTTGACACGCGGAGCAGGAAAGGGACAATCCTCCCGCTCCCTGGCGATTAA
- a CDS encoding DUF362 domain-containing protein: MAEVFVIATNDRASGIPMVFEAVGPDISRKAVALKANYNSADPFPASTHPETLGALVDTIMDRDPASLALLERSGMGSTRQVLQRCRVYETLAPLAADVIVLDELPASGWIHIPRDGSHWKNGFFLPERLLSSGAVIQTCCLKTHRFGGHFTLSLKNSVGLLAKTVPGSVYDFMHELHSSPFQRQMIAEINRAYPVDMVLMDAMEGFVAGGPEDGELISPGLLLGSRDRVAIDAAGIALLRSHGSTPEVMNGRIFSLDQIARAAELGVGCSDPRDIELIPLTGESRNDAERIAMILREEG; the protein is encoded by the coding sequence ATGGCAGAGGTATTTGTAATAGCGACGAATGATCGCGCGAGTGGAATCCCGATGGTATTCGAAGCGGTTGGACCTGATATTTCCCGAAAGGCGGTGGCGCTCAAGGCAAATTATAACAGTGCAGATCCATTTCCAGCCTCAACCCATCCCGAAACCCTCGGGGCACTCGTCGATACTATCATGGACCGGGATCCGGCTTCCCTTGCCCTGCTTGAGCGGAGCGGCATGGGGTCTACCCGCCAGGTCCTCCAGCGGTGCCGTGTCTATGAAACCCTTGCCCCACTTGCAGCAGATGTCATCGTCCTGGATGAACTCCCGGCGTCAGGCTGGATCCACATCCCTCGTGACGGGAGCCACTGGAAAAATGGATTTTTCCTTCCCGAAAGGCTCCTCTCGTCCGGTGCGGTGATCCAGACCTGCTGTCTCAAGACCCACAGGTTCGGCGGCCATTTCACCCTCTCCCTCAAAAATTCGGTCGGCCTCCTGGCAAAGACCGTTCCCGGCAGTGTGTACGATTTCATGCACGAGCTCCACAGCTCGCCATTCCAGCGGCAGATGATTGCGGAAATTAACCGGGCGTATCCGGTGGACATGGTACTCATGGATGCCATGGAAGGATTTGTCGCCGGAGGGCCTGAGGATGGTGAGCTGATATCCCCCGGACTCCTGTTGGGGAGCCGGGACAGGGTCGCCATTGATGCTGCTGGGATTGCGCTACTCCGATCGCACGGGTCCACTCCCGAAGTGATGAACGGGAGGATATTCTCCCTGGACCAGATAGCACGCGCCGCTGAACTGGGGGTGGGGTGCAGCGACCCGCGGGATATTGAGCTGATTCCGCTCACCGGAGAGAGCAGGAACGATGCGGAGCGAATTGCGATGATTCTCAGGGAGGAAGGGTGA
- a CDS encoding aldehyde dehydrogenase has product MQMRIGGSDVSSPDDGWIPVINPATGTVIDTVPEGTLFEVEEAVCAAEAAFDAWAAHTVRERGMVLFRAAVSVRNRLNELAALLTAEQGKPLREAVDEVRGFANILEFYAGIAGAMHGDFINLGSNGDCLVRHEPIGVCGAIAPWNMPVIIMGWKIGPALLAGNTLVFKPASETPLTSLSIGSLMEEAGLPPGVLNIVTGRGSVVGEALVKHPRIGKISFTGDGETGDRVRELAGSRLAEIHLELGGSDPMIVWKDADIGEAVDGAVRGRFYNAGQTCTAVKRLFIHEEIAGVFIAQLKRKVESLIVGDGSNPSVQMGPLTGMAIFERIASMVEEVRKKDQGTILTGGFPLSGPGFEGGFFYSPTLVTDPGPLCPLMNREVFGPVLPVSVIRSLDEAISRANETRYGLGASVWTRDMVIAREVFSRVDAGVVWLNRHTVLPPEIPFGGVKASGLGRENGLQAYRNYTRTKAFFLNW; this is encoded by the coding sequence ATGCAGATGAGGATTGGGGGCAGTGATGTCTCTTCGCCCGACGATGGTTGGATCCCGGTCATCAACCCGGCAACCGGTACGGTAATTGACACGGTGCCGGAAGGGACGCTCTTCGAAGTTGAGGAGGCTGTTTGTGCTGCTGAAGCCGCTTTCGATGCATGGGCCGCCCATACAGTGCGGGAGCGGGGCATGGTGCTTTTCAGGGCAGCTGTATCTGTGCGCAACCGGCTCAATGAGCTCGCAGCACTCCTCACCGCTGAACAGGGAAAGCCGTTACGAGAAGCAGTCGATGAAGTCCGCGGCTTTGCCAACATCCTCGAATTTTATGCCGGTATCGCAGGAGCCATGCATGGCGACTTTATCAACCTCGGATCGAATGGTGACTGCCTGGTGCGACATGAGCCTATCGGCGTCTGCGGAGCAATCGCTCCATGGAACATGCCGGTAATCATCATGGGCTGGAAGATCGGGCCGGCACTCCTGGCCGGAAACACCCTGGTCTTCAAGCCGGCATCGGAAACCCCTCTCACAAGCCTCTCGATCGGAAGTCTTATGGAGGAAGCAGGTCTTCCCCCTGGCGTCCTTAACATCGTTACCGGCAGGGGGAGTGTCGTGGGTGAGGCCCTGGTGAAGCACCCGAGGATCGGAAAGATCTCGTTCACCGGTGACGGTGAGACTGGCGACCGGGTACGCGAGCTCGCCGGGTCACGACTGGCGGAAATCCACCTCGAGCTTGGCGGGTCAGACCCGATGATTGTCTGGAAGGATGCCGATATCGGGGAAGCGGTTGACGGTGCGGTCCGCGGACGGTTCTACAATGCTGGCCAGACCTGCACTGCCGTGAAACGGTTGTTCATCCACGAGGAAATTGCAGGTGTTTTCATCGCACAGCTGAAACGAAAGGTCGAGAGCCTGATCGTCGGGGACGGTTCCAATCCTTCGGTCCAGATGGGGCCTCTTACCGGAATGGCCATCTTCGAACGGATCGCATCGATGGTAGAAGAGGTACGGAAGAAAGACCAGGGGACAATCCTGACCGGGGGGTTTCCACTCTCCGGGCCCGGGTTTGAGGGAGGGTTCTTCTATTCGCCCACCCTTGTGACAGATCCGGGTCCGCTCTGCCCCCTCATGAACCGTGAAGTCTTCGGCCCGGTGCTCCCCGTCAGCGTAATCCGGAGCCTTGATGAGGCGATATCCCGCGCGAATGAGACCCGGTACGGGCTCGGGGCATCTGTCTGGACCCGGGATATGGTAATTGCCCGCGAGGTTTTCTCGCGCGTGGATGCGGGTGTGGTATGGCTGAACCGGCACACCGTCCTACCCCCCGAAATACCGTTCGGAGGCGTCAAGGCAAGCGGACTTGGACGGGAGAACGGGTTGCAGGCCTACCGGAACTACACTCGGACCAAGGCCTTTTTCCTGAACTGGTGA